GGTGCCCCGGCGGGTGAAGGCCGTCCCGTTGCGAGCCACCCGGGTGGGCAGCACACAATCAAACATGTCCACCCCGCGGGCCACCAATTCCACCATCTGCGCGGGCGTCCCCAGTCCCATCGTATAGCGGGCCTTGTGCGCTGGCAGAAAGGGCTCGGTCATCTCCACCGCCTTCATCATCTCCGGCTCCGGCTCGCCCACGCTCACCCCTCCGATGGCGTAACCATCAAACTCCATCGCCACCAGTTTTTTGGCGCATTCCTCGCGCAGATGCGCCACCGAGCCACCCTGGACAATGGCAAAGACCTGCTGGCCCGGGGCGCGGGGCTGTTCACGGCATTCCAAAGCCCAGCGCAGGGTGCGGTCCACGGCGGCGCGCAGCTCGCGCGGCGGGGCATCGTGCGGCGGGCATTCATCAAACGTCATGGCAATGTCGGACCCCAGCACCCGCTGGATGTGCATGGCCTCTTTGGGGCCCAGGAACAGGGGCGAGCCGTCCAGATGCGAGCGAAATTCCACTCCATGCGCCTTGATTTTGCGGATGCTGGCCAGACTGAACACTTGAAAGCCGCCGCTGTCCGTCAATATCGGCTTGTCCCAGCTCATGAACCGGTGCAACCCGCCGGCCTGCTCCAGAATCTCCAACCCCGGCCGAATGAACAAATGATATGTGTTGCCCAAAATGATTTGCGCGCCCATCTCCTCCAGCTCGCGCGGGTCAATGGCCTTCACACTGGCTTGCGTGCCCACGGGCATGAACACGGGCGTGTCCACCACCCCATGCGGGGTGTGCAGCCGGCCCAGCCGCGCCTTGCTCGTGGCATCGGTTTTTAGCAGCTCAAACATGCCCTTCAACATGCCATTGCCCGGCCCTGCAACTGAAGCCTAAAGGCAAAGGAAATGCGCGGCCACCAGGGGCCTTCCATTTTTCCGGCCCGGGGTGGCTGCCCCGTAAAGCCAGACCGGCCAACCGTTGCATCGGCAAAGGCTTAGTCCACCACCCGCAGCCGGAAAAATTGGGCCCGCACGGCAGGGGAGGAAGGCCAGGGCAGCTCGAAATGGGCATGGGTGAGGACGGGCGATGATTCCACCGTGGTCCATGCGCCTGTGGGCGTGGGAGCAGTTTCCAGGAGGCAAAATTGGTTGGTGGCCATCCAACGCAGCCGCCAGTGGTCGAGTTCACGATGAATTTCCAGGCGCGGCGCGTGCCCGGGGGGTGGCGCGAAGGCAAGATTCACCCACTCAGGATGGTCCACGAAGGGATTGCGGTTGTGCTGGTAAAGCTGGTCAATGAGATTGTTGCGGCGGCGCTCGGCGTCATCGGGCGGGTCGGCATGGTGCCATGCCAACAAAGTCCGCAGCCGGCCCATGTATGAGGCGCCGGTGACGATGTGATTGGTTTCGTCCGTCAGACGCAACGCCGGCTCGCCCAGGGTGTCGCCGGTGTAGCGTATGGCCATGTAGAACAAGGAACGCGCAATATCCCCGCGCACGGCGGGCGGCGCGGCCCAGGAGTTGGTATCGCTGGAGCATTGGGGCGCTTCAAAATGGGCGGGCTGGCGGTAATCCGGCTCATTGGGGTCGCTTTCATCATAGTACTTGTTGCTGCGCAGGCCGTTCACGGTCGCGTCATCGGGGTGGAGATGGTGAAGGTCACTGTAGGCCGGCTCGGCGCTGAACAGCCCCAGGCTGTTGGGCCAGCGATGCTCCCGATTCCAGCCGGTGGCCGTGCCGAAGGTGGCAATGGGTTGATAACGCTGGGCGTAGGTGAGCCAGAGCAGATTCGTATCCTGCGGATGCTGCCACAACACGGCCAGGGCGGCGCGGGTATCAGTGCGGGTGCTGCTGGTATAGGGGAGGGCGGTATGGCCGCGCACGATTTGATGCAAGGCTTCACGCAGCGGGCGCCCGGCTTTGCCCAGGGCCGGGGCGTAATAATCCGGGGCGGGCTGGGCGCTGACGTGCCATGCCAGCCAGAAAAGGCAGGGAGCCACGCTCCACCAGGGGCGCATGGCGCCCCAGCATAAACGGCGGACGGCGGAAAGCAAAGGTTTGGTTTGTCTTGGCCGGGATTTTCGGGCACAACTGGGCCATGCGATTCATCCGCCGCGAATGGGCCTGGCTGTTGGGATTGATGGTGGCCGTCTTTTTGGTGTGGGGTCTGCATTACGACCGGCTAACCCCGGAAAATTGGAAGGTCTCTCCCTCATACGGCACCGATTCCCTCTCCATGATGGCGTTAATCAAAGCGGCCAGCGAGGGGGATTTCGTGCCGTTTTTGCCCAAAACCATGAGCCGGTTGGGCGCACCGGACCAGGCCGCCTGGGACGATTATCCGCTCATGGAGGAGCTGTTCGTTTTTGTGCTGGGCATCTTTGCGCGGTGGTTTGGCCTGACGGCAGCGGCCAATTTCGGAGTTCTGCTGGGCCACCTCACCTCGGCCCTGGCCTTTTTCATCGTCTGCCGTTACCTGCGATATCACCGGGTTTTATCCATGGCGGCGGCCATTTTGTTTTCCTTTATTTACTATCACCTGTGGCGGAGTTTGCCGCACCTGGTGGTGGCGCTTTCTTACACCATTCCGCTCACACTTCTGAGCACCTGGTTGCTGGCGGGCAGCCGACGCCTGCGGTGGGGCGGAAAACCTTTCTGGTTTTGTGTGATTTCTGCTCTGCTCATCGGCCAGAGCAATCCCTATAACCTGAATCTATATTTTCAACTAACCCTGCTGGGGCTGGCCGCGCATTGGATAACCCGCCGCCGCAAGCTCAATTTGAAAATCGGTGGCTTCTGCCTGGCACTGGCGGCCGCCATGTTTTTTGCCTGCAACCTCGACACCTTTCTTTACCAGTGGCAGCACGGCAAAAACACCGAGGGCTTCTTCCGCGCCTATTTCCAGTGCGAGCTGTACGGCCTGAAGCCCATGGAACTGCTGGTCCCGCCGCCGGAGCACAACGTGGGCGCCCTGGCGGCCATCGGTAAAAAATACGCCGCCTCCGCCTGGCTCAAAGGCGAAATGTTTTCCCCCTACCTCGGCCTGGTGGCCATTGGCGGGCTGGGCTGGATGATGCTCGAGGGCGCGCGCGCGGCCTTGCGCCGCACCCGGCGGCGCATCCCCACCCACCTGCTGCAAGCCCTCTGGGTATTGCTCTATTCCATGGTGGGCGGCGTCAATTGTCTGATGGCCCTGGGCGGCGTGGTGTTGTTCCGCAGCTCGAATCGTTACAGCATGTTCATCGCCGCCCTGGCCTTGCTTTTCCTTGTCAGCCGCGCCAGCCGCCTGGCCCGCCGCAAGACCGCAGCCTGGTCCTGGGGAGTGGCTGCCGCGGTGGTCCTGGTGGGCTTGCTGGACCAGTTGGCCCTGCCTTCCCACATCGGCCGCGCCACTCCGCAGACCGAATTGGGTAAACAAGTCCTGGCCGACCGCCAATTCGGCGCGGCCATGGAAGCCGCTCTGCCGCCCGGCACCCTGGTGTTTCAATTGCCCGTCATGGAATTTCCCGAGGCCGGCTGGGTCCACCAGGCCAGCGACTATGAGATGCTGCGCCCGTATATGTTCACCAAGACCCTCCGGTTTTCCTACGGCCACATCCGCGGCCGCCAGCGCGAGGCCTGGCAGCACGAGGTGGCTCGCCTGCCCGCCGCCCAAATGGTGGCTGAACTGGAAAAATACGGCTTTGGCGCCATTTACCTCTGCCGCAAGGGCTACCAGGACAACGGCGAATCCCTCCTGAAACAAATCATCGAAGCCGGCCGCACCAATCTCATCGAGGATGAAATCAAGGAGCAGGTCTGCATCCGCCTGCAACCCGCCGCCCAGCCGCAAAAGCCGGTGACCGATGCGCTGGCTTTGCTGATTCCCCGCGCAGGATGGACCGCCACCGAGCGCACTACCGGCGGCGTGCGGCGGTGGTCCGCGGGCAATGCGCGCCTGGACTTCTTCAACCCTGCCCGGGCGGGCACGCCGTATTCCCTCAAATGCCAGATTGGCAGCCCCACCGCGCGGCTGGTGGTCATCCGGCATGGCGGCCGCGAAATCTGGCGCGGCCAGTTGGCGGCCGGCCAGATGGCCGTGGTGGACGCAGTGGTGGAAGCCGCCAAGGGCAACAACGTGCTGGAATTCCTGACGGACACCCCCCCGATTCCCGCCGGCCCCAACACCCAGCAGGTCATTGCCTTTGCGGTCATTGACCTGAAAATCAGCCGGATGGGGGCGCCGTAGCTGGGGCGGGGGGACGTCTCCGCCGTTTCCATTGACGGCGCCACCAGAACTTCAACAAATCGCGCAACGTGTCGCGCAGCACCTTCCAATTGCCGGAGCGGGCCACGCCCCGTTCCCGTGGCCAGTAGGGCAGGGTGATTTCGGCAATACGGCAGCCGCGGTCGCGGGCTTGGAAAAGGAGGCTGGGGGTTAAAAAGCCGGTGCTGGTGGCGGAAAAATCCAGGCTTTGCAGCACCTCGCGGCGGTACACTTGCACGAAATTATAATCCTTGAGCCGGAGGCCAAAGAAATTACGCAGGAGGAAAAGGTTTACGCCGGTAAGAAAGCGGCGATAAAGGTTGGAATCCGGGCGTTGGTCGCGGGCAATGGCCACCACCTCATGGCTTTGGAGCAGGGGAAACACGCGCTCCAGGTCCTCCAGATGAAACGGATAATCCATGGCATTGTGGGTGACCCAGTCCATACGCGCGGCCTGAAATCCGCGAATCAAACTGGCGCCCTGGCGCAGGTTGCGGGGGTTATGCAAGACCCGCACGCCGGGCAGTTGGCGCGCCAGAGTTTCGGCCAGCTCGCCGGTGCCGTCAGTGCTGCAATCGTTGACAATCAGGATTTCAAACTCCCGGCACAAGCGGCTCAGGGCCGCATGGCATTGCCGGAGGGTGGTTTCTATATTCTCCCGCTCATTGTAGGCGGGAATCACCACGGAGAGACGGATGTCCCAGGGCGCAGCCACAGCTTCACACCAGCACTTCCTTGAGCACCTCCACCACGTAATCCTGCTCCTCCTCTGTCATGAGGGGAAAGAGGGGCAGGCACAGTGACCGCTGCGCGATGGCCTCGGTCACCGGCAGCCGGACCGGCCCGCAGACTGCCTGATAATAGGGCTGGTCATGGCAGGTGAGATT
This is a stretch of genomic DNA from Fontisphaera persica. It encodes these proteins:
- the tgt gene encoding tRNA guanosine(34) transglycosylase Tgt, encoding MFELLKTDATSKARLGRLHTPHGVVDTPVFMPVGTQASVKAIDPRELEEMGAQIILGNTYHLFIRPGLEILEQAGGLHRFMSWDKPILTDSGGFQVFSLASIRKIKAHGVEFRSHLDGSPLFLGPKEAMHIQRVLGSDIAMTFDECPPHDAPPRELRAAVDRTLRWALECREQPRAPGQQVFAIVQGGSVAHLREECAKKLVAMEFDGYAIGGVSVGEPEPEMMKAVEMTEPFLPAHKARYTMGLGTPAQMVELVARGVDMFDCVLPTRVARNGTAFTRRGTFSIKGGAYKADFRPIEEGCDCFACRRFTRAYIRHLLNVNEILGLRLVSVHNSHMYLRLMQEIRQHLQAGTFGEFRREFVANYVPTSRVLQARRQVEDER
- a CDS encoding glycosyltransferase family 2 protein — encoded protein: MAAPWDIRLSVVIPAYNERENIETTLRQCHAALSRLCREFEILIVNDCSTDGTGELAETLARQLPGVRVLHNPRNLRQGASLIRGFQAARMDWVTHNAMDYPFHLEDLERVFPLLQSHEVVAIARDQRPDSNLYRRFLTGVNLFLLRNFFGLRLKDYNFVQVYRREVLQSLDFSATSTGFLTPSLLFQARDRGCRIAEITLPYWPRERGVARSGNWKVLRDTLRDLLKFWWRRQWKRRRRPPAPATAPPSG
- a CDS encoding endonuclease I family protein; translated protein: MRPWWSVAPCLFWLAWHVSAQPAPDYYAPALGKAGRPLREALHQIVRGHTALPYTSSTRTDTRAALAVLWQHPQDTNLLWLTYAQRYQPIATFGTATGWNREHRWPNSLGLFSAEPAYSDLHHLHPDDATVNGLRSNKYYDESDPNEPDYRQPAHFEAPQCSSDTNSWAAPPAVRGDIARSLFYMAIRYTGDTLGEPALRLTDETNHIVTGASYMGRLRTLLAWHHADPPDDAERRRNNLIDQLYQHNRNPFVDHPEWVNLAFAPPPGHAPRLEIHRELDHWRLRWMATNQFCLLETAPTPTGAWTTVESSPVLTHAHFELPWPSSPAVRAQFFRLRVVD